One region of Qipengyuania sp. SS22 genomic DNA includes:
- a CDS encoding endonuclease/exonuclease/phosphatase family protein, with translation MALDQRNGARSRSRMIGARLVIGLLALLAIAALISLLDTNRGSVRMLDMLREPSVYLAAALAVLGLILSRKRAVVLGLAAITIGINMWRLWPYSFLATAQVPLPDEVDGMSCARLLSFNVLQDNDRYDDTATLIERVDPDILLLMETHQPWLDALEPQLARYGYRLDQPLRNKYGMAFATRLTVDRAEMVANTSSNTPTLYATMRMEDGARFELIGLHPRPPLPGQSTESRDANIARAGARTPDGLSNVLAIGDFNDVPWSKTTARFAREGGYRDPRAGRGSFATFPADYAWIGWPLDQIFVKDGVKVEDLVIGDDVGSDHLPLIARVCVDPMSADADIEGVFAPETPAAPGL, from the coding sequence ATGGCTCTCGACCAACGGAACGGCGCCCGCTCACGCAGCCGTATGATCGGGGCGAGGCTGGTCATCGGCCTGCTTGCGCTGCTCGCCATCGCGGCGCTGATATCGCTGCTCGATACCAATCGCGGTTCGGTGCGCATGCTCGACATGCTGCGCGAGCCGTCGGTCTATCTGGCCGCCGCGCTGGCGGTGCTGGGCCTGATCCTGTCGCGCAAACGGGCGGTGGTGCTGGGTCTCGCGGCGATCACCATCGGTATCAATATGTGGCGTCTGTGGCCCTATAGCTTCCTCGCCACTGCGCAGGTCCCCCTGCCCGACGAGGTCGACGGGATGAGCTGTGCGCGGCTGCTGTCGTTCAATGTGCTGCAGGACAACGACCGCTATGATGACACCGCGACGCTGATCGAGCGGGTCGATCCCGATATCCTGTTGCTGATGGAAACCCACCAGCCGTGGCTCGATGCGCTCGAACCGCAATTGGCGCGCTATGGCTATCGGCTCGACCAGCCGCTCCGCAACAAATACGGCATGGCCTTCGCCACCCGGCTGACCGTCGACCGCGCCGAGATGGTCGCCAACACCAGTTCCAATACCCCGACGCTCTATGCCACCATGCGCATGGAAGATGGCGCGCGGTTCGAACTGATCGGCCTCCACCCGCGTCCGCCGCTGCCGGGGCAATCGACCGAAAGCCGGGATGCGAATATCGCGCGGGCGGGTGCGCGCACACCCGACGGCCTTTCGAACGTGCTCGCGATCGGCGATTTCAACGATGTCCCATGGTCGAAAACCACCGCGCGTTTCGCCCGCGAAGGCGGCTATCGCGATCCGCGCGCGGGTCGGGGCAGCTTTGCGACCTTCCCCGCCGACTATGCCTGGATCGGTTGGCCGCTCGATCAGATCTTCGTCAAGGACGGGGTCAAGGTGGAAGATCTGGTGATCGGCGACGACGTGGGCTCCGATCACCTCCCCCTGATCGCGCGGGTCTGCGTCGATCCGATGTCTGCCGATGCCGATATCGAGGGAGTGTTCGCACCGGAGACCCCCGCCGCGCCAGGGTTGTAG
- a CDS encoding DUF305 domain-containing protein translates to MKITLRALATGLLLSTSAAAIAQPAPIVLPGAPGAASRVIDEDEAIRLSDTRFSPADVKFMQDMIVHHQQAVDLAALVDGRSNHADLAKLAGRIDASQADEITFMRDWLAERAQPAAMMHHAGMDHSAHHLMMGMATPEQMAELATLEGTDFDRMFLQLMVRHHEGAIDMVETLHRQPGSAYDPVMFEFSNDIVKEQKSEIDRMNGILATLSSDPRASLAAGFRDAGEAISNLRLVGALPKPTGFFDPENPAQLAPLIEDDEDTEDAAELVDATRPDIRDEEDEDGQPRFGERGSLLSFANTDMAFSRDLLVAGNYHGFNTYRLGADGAPQLVSSTVCPGGQGDVSIVGDLLLMSVQDSRARKDCGLQGIADNVSDERFRGLRIFDISDVTRPRQVGQVQTCRGSHTHSVVSADADRVVVYNSGTSYVRDGKELAGCFESGGDSTALFSIDVIAIPVNDPGAARIVDSPRIFANDGQIAGLWRGGDHGEGTQDTRVTDQCHDITVFPSLNLAAGACSGNGIILDIADPLKPQRIDDVTDQGFAYWHSATFNNDGTKVLFTDEWGGGGRPRCQAGDPMTWGANAIYAIEDGKLEFRSLYKLPAPQTDKENCVAHNGSIIPVPGRDIFVQAWYQGGISVIDFTDAEKPFEIAYFDRGPVDADQLVTGGYWSAYWYNGRIYATEITRGLDVFALEPSEFLTTEEIAAAEAAQYGRELFNPQTQTQVTWPANVVAAAEASRKGG, encoded by the coding sequence ATGAAAATTACGCTTCGAGCGCTGGCGACCGGCCTGCTTCTGTCCACCTCGGCTGCGGCCATCGCCCAGCCTGCGCCGATCGTGCTGCCCGGTGCACCGGGCGCGGCCTCGCGCGTGATCGACGAGGACGAGGCGATCCGCCTGTCCGACACCCGCTTCTCGCCCGCCGACGTCAAGTTCATGCAGGACATGATCGTCCATCACCAGCAGGCGGTCGATCTGGCCGCGCTGGTCGATGGCCGCAGCAATCACGCCGATCTGGCCAAGCTCGCCGGACGCATCGATGCGAGCCAGGCGGACGAGATTACCTTCATGCGTGACTGGCTGGCCGAACGCGCGCAACCCGCCGCGATGATGCACCACGCGGGGATGGACCATTCCGCGCATCACCTGATGATGGGGATGGCGACGCCCGAACAGATGGCCGAACTGGCGACGCTGGAGGGGACCGACTTCGACCGCATGTTCCTGCAGCTGATGGTGCGCCATCACGAAGGCGCGATCGATATGGTCGAGACGCTGCATCGCCAACCCGGCAGCGCCTATGACCCGGTGATGTTCGAATTCAGCAACGACATCGTCAAGGAACAGAAATCCGAAATCGACCGGATGAACGGTATCCTCGCAACCCTGTCGAGCGATCCGCGCGCCAGCCTCGCCGCCGGTTTCCGCGATGCCGGGGAAGCGATCAGCAATCTGCGCCTGGTCGGTGCGTTGCCCAAGCCGACCGGCTTTTTCGATCCCGAGAACCCGGCCCAGCTTGCGCCGCTGATCGAGGACGACGAGGACACCGAAGACGCCGCCGAGCTGGTCGATGCGACCCGCCCCGATATTCGCGACGAAGAAGACGAGGACGGCCAGCCCCGCTTCGGCGAGCGCGGCTCGCTGCTGAGCTTTGCCAATACCGACATGGCCTTTAGCCGCGACCTGCTGGTGGCGGGCAATTACCACGGGTTCAACACCTACCGGCTGGGCGCGGACGGCGCCCCGCAACTGGTCAGTTCGACCGTCTGCCCCGGCGGGCAGGGCGATGTCTCGATCGTCGGCGACCTGCTGCTGATGAGCGTTCAGGACAGCCGCGCGCGCAAGGATTGCGGGCTGCAGGGCATTGCCGACAATGTCAGCGACGAACGCTTCCGCGGCCTGAGGATTTTCGACATCTCGGATGTCACCCGCCCGCGCCAGGTCGGGCAGGTGCAGACCTGCCGTGGCAGCCATACGCATTCGGTCGTCAGCGCCGACGCGGATCGCGTGGTGGTCTATAATTCGGGCACCAGCTACGTCCGCGATGGCAAGGAACTGGCGGGCTGTTTCGAAAGCGGCGGCGACAGCACCGCGCTGTTCAGCATCGACGTGATCGCGATTCCCGTAAATGATCCGGGCGCGGCGCGGATCGTCGACAGCCCGCGTATCTTCGCCAACGACGGACAGATTGCGGGCCTCTGGCGGGGCGGCGATCATGGCGAAGGCACGCAGGACACCCGCGTCACCGACCAGTGCCATGACATCACCGTCTTCCCGTCGCTCAACCTCGCGGCGGGCGCCTGTTCGGGCAATGGCATCATCCTCGACATTGCCGACCCGCTCAAACCGCAGCGGATCGACGATGTGACCGACCAGGGCTTTGCCTATTGGCACTCGGCGACCTTCAACAATGACGGCACCAAGGTGCTGTTCACCGACGAATGGGGCGGCGGCGGGCGACCGCGCTGCCAGGCGGGCGATCCGATGACCTGGGGTGCCAATGCGATCTACGCGATCGAGGATGGCAAGCTCGAGTTCCGCAGCCTCTACAAGCTGCCCGCACCGCAGACCGACAAGGAAAACTGCGTCGCGCACAATGGCTCGATCATCCCGGTGCCGGGACGCGATATTTTCGTCCAGGCATGGTATCAGGGCGGCATCTCGGTGATCGATTTCACCGATGCGGAAAAGCCGTTCGAGATCGCCTATTTCGACCGCGGGCCAGTCGACGCGGACCAGCTGGTGACCGGCGGTTACTGGTCGGCCTATTGGTACAATGGCCGCATCTACGCGACCGAGATTACCCGCGGGCTCGATGTCTTCGCGCTCGAGCCGAGCGAATTCCTCACCACCGAGGAAATCGCGGCGGCCGAAGCGGCGCAATACGGACGCGAGCTGTTCAATCCGCAGACACAGACGCAGGTGACTTGGCCGGCGAACGTTGTCGCGGCGGCGGAGGCCAGCCGCAAGGGCGGTTAA
- a CDS encoding acyl-CoA dehydrogenase family protein has product MDFAIPQELEDYYAELEGFIDNAIAPLVARDDNIRFFDHRREDARTDWDRGGLPSHDWEDLLRECRKAADDAGHWRFSAPKKYGGRDGSNLWMAVIRDRFAQRGLGLHNDLQNEHSIVGNFPFVAMFETFGTEDQKQEFITGGFEGTRRVAFGLTEPDHGSDATWMETRAVRETRDGVAGWRIDGEKMWITGMHVATHCAMFARTGGENGDASGITCFLVPNPTPGLEIEEWMWTFNMPTDHPRLSINNVWVPDEAILGVEGRGLALAQSFVHQNRIRQAASSLGAAQYCVEESVKYARTRKPFGEELARNQAIQFPLVELATQCEMLRLLIYKTAWDMDNMPHEEIEKTISDKVSMCNYWANRLVCEAADRAMQVHGGIGYSRHKPFEHIYRHHRRYRITEGAEEIQMRKVGAYLFGYLGPRRGKFLGA; this is encoded by the coding sequence ATGGACTTCGCGATACCGCAGGAGCTGGAGGACTATTACGCCGAGCTGGAAGGCTTCATCGACAATGCGATCGCGCCGCTGGTGGCGCGTGACGACAACATCCGCTTTTTCGATCACCGCCGCGAAGATGCGCGCACCGATTGGGACCGCGGCGGCCTGCCGAGCCACGATTGGGAAGACCTGCTGCGCGAATGCCGCAAGGCCGCCGACGATGCGGGCCACTGGCGCTTCTCCGCGCCGAAGAAATACGGCGGCAGGGATGGTTCGAACCTGTGGATGGCGGTGATCCGCGACCGCTTCGCGCAGCGCGGGCTGGGGCTGCACAACGATTTGCAGAACGAGCATTCGATCGTCGGCAATTTCCCCTTCGTCGCGATGTTCGAAACCTTCGGCACCGAAGACCAGAAACAGGAATTCATCACCGGCGGCTTCGAGGGCACGCGCCGCGTCGCCTTCGGACTGACCGAGCCCGATCACGGATCGGATGCGACCTGGATGGAGACCAGGGCGGTGCGCGAAACGCGCGACGGTGTCGCCGGCTGGCGCATCGACGGCGAGAAGATGTGGATCACCGGCATGCATGTCGCCACGCATTGCGCGATGTTCGCGCGCACGGGCGGTGAGAATGGCGATGCCAGCGGGATCACCTGTTTCCTCGTCCCCAATCCAACGCCCGGTCTCGAGATCGAGGAATGGATGTGGACCTTCAACATGCCCACCGATCACCCGCGGCTGTCGATAAACAATGTCTGGGTGCCCGACGAGGCGATCCTCGGCGTGGAGGGGCGCGGACTCGCGCTGGCGCAAAGCTTCGTTCACCAGAACCGCATCCGGCAAGCAGCATCGAGCCTTGGCGCGGCGCAATATTGCGTCGAGGAAAGCGTTAAATACGCGCGGACCCGTAAGCCGTTCGGCGAAGAGCTGGCGCGCAACCAGGCGATCCAGTTCCCGCTGGTCGAGCTCGCAACGCAATGCGAAATGCTGCGGTTGCTGATCTACAAGACCGCCTGGGACATGGACAATATGCCGCATGAAGAGATCGAGAAGACGATCTCGGACAAAGTCTCGATGTGCAATTACTGGGCGAACCGGCTGGTGTGCGAAGCCGCCGACCGGGCGATGCAGGTGCATGGCGGGATCGGCTATTCGCGGCACAAGCCGTTCGAGCATATCTACCGCCACCACCGTCGCTATCGGATCACCGAAGGAGCGGAGGAAATTCAGATGCGCAAGGTCGGGGCCTATCTGTTCGGCTATCTCGGGCCGCGCCGCGGGAAGTTCTTGGGCGCCTGA
- a CDS encoding phosphotransferase family protein: MGETESAGALEQGLAQALARVGMAAPEGITRLTGGATMESWRFASGGGDYVLRRAPSLSFMEDRPFGHDTEAAIIRAAHGAGVTAPEVLVELQPGDGIGSGFVMRALPGTPDPRAILAMDDAAQLLRQVARDLAKIHSLPRDGLPDDVPEMDYAEAVDGLAEQFDEAGADRPIIALGLRWLRDHLPDRVEPVLNHGDYRLGNLLAEDSQLTGVLDWELAHFGDRHEDLAFGCMAVWRFARVDRPALGLGSLQDYVHAYEAESGAQVDAGRFRFWLVFRTVWWALGCLRMASFWRSGDDRMLERVVISRRTSEQELDLLLLMEEDAPPAEQARPVPPADDPLEPEGEASAGEIATAITEWLATVKDRMEGHDRFQLAVARNALGMIARNDAAATQSEDAMLAQDLLDGKATLATPGLLAMLRRAALDKLAADVPKYPMLALAQAKWTGED; the protein is encoded by the coding sequence ATGGGAGAGACGGAAAGCGCGGGCGCGCTGGAGCAGGGACTGGCGCAGGCGCTTGCACGCGTCGGTATGGCCGCACCTGAGGGGATCACGCGGCTGACGGGCGGCGCAACCATGGAAAGCTGGCGCTTTGCGAGTGGGGGCGGAGATTATGTGCTGCGCCGCGCGCCCAGCCTGTCGTTCATGGAAGACCGCCCCTTCGGCCACGATACCGAGGCCGCGATCATCCGCGCCGCGCATGGCGCGGGCGTCACCGCTCCCGAAGTGCTTGTCGAATTGCAGCCCGGTGACGGGATCGGCAGCGGTTTCGTGATGCGTGCCTTGCCCGGGACGCCCGATCCGCGCGCGATCCTGGCGATGGACGATGCCGCGCAATTGCTGCGCCAGGTGGCGCGCGACCTGGCGAAAATCCATTCGCTGCCACGCGATGGCTTGCCCGACGATGTGCCCGAAATGGACTATGCCGAGGCGGTCGACGGCCTTGCCGAGCAGTTCGACGAGGCCGGGGCCGACCGCCCGATCATCGCGCTGGGCCTGCGCTGGCTACGCGATCACCTCCCCGACCGTGTCGAGCCGGTGCTTAATCACGGCGACTACCGGCTGGGCAATCTGCTCGCCGAGGATTCGCAGCTTACCGGCGTACTCGACTGGGAACTCGCGCATTTTGGCGACCGACATGAGGACCTCGCCTTCGGCTGCATGGCAGTGTGGCGGTTTGCTCGGGTCGACCGGCCGGCGCTCGGGCTGGGATCGCTGCAGGACTATGTCCACGCGTATGAAGCCGAAAGCGGCGCGCAGGTGGATGCCGGGCGGTTCCGCTTCTGGCTGGTCTTTCGCACGGTGTGGTGGGCGCTCGGCTGCCTGCGCATGGCGAGCTTCTGGCGCAGCGGCGATGATCGCATGCTCGAACGCGTGGTCATCTCGCGGCGGACGAGCGAGCAGGAGCTCGACCTGTTGCTTCTTATGGAAGAGGATGCCCCTCCGGCCGAACAGGCCCGGCCCGTGCCCCCGGCCGACGACCCGCTCGAACCCGAGGGCGAAGCGAGTGCCGGCGAAATCGCCACTGCGATCACCGAATGGCTCGCCACGGTGAAAGACCGGATGGAGGGGCATGACCGCTTCCAGCTGGCGGTTGCGCGCAATGCGCTGGGCATGATCGCGCGCAATGACGCGGCCGCCACGCAGAGCGAAGACGCCATGCTCGCGCAGGATCTGCTCGACGGCAAGGCAACGCTGGCAACCCCCGGCCTGCTGGCGATGCTGCGCCGTGCCGCGCTCGACAAGCTGGCCGCCGACGTACCCAAATACCCGATGCTCGCGCTCGCGCAGGCGAAATGGACAGGAGAGGACTGA
- a CDS encoding host attachment protein: MRLPTNAHVAIVDGENFIVMRNSGQPLEPKLGAAEKPDLSATNFSAGVKHQDAGSQQHGRTDLNELAHGAAASEWLNAKAVAGEIDDVLIIADPKTLGEMRRHYHSELEKRLVGEIDKTMSGEPTERIEQAIANA; this comes from the coding sequence ATGCGCCTTCCCACCAATGCCCATGTCGCCATCGTCGACGGCGAGAACTTCATCGTGATGCGCAACAGCGGCCAGCCGCTCGAACCGAAACTCGGCGCGGCCGAAAAGCCCGATCTGTCGGCGACCAATTTCAGCGCCGGAGTGAAGCATCAGGACGCGGGCAGCCAGCAGCATGGGCGCACCGATCTCAATGAACTCGCGCATGGCGCCGCCGCCAGCGAATGGCTCAATGCCAAGGCTGTCGCGGGCGAGATCGACGATGTGCTGATAATCGCGGATCCCAAGACGCTGGGCGAAATGCGTCGCCATTATCATTCCGAACTCGAAAAGCGGCTGGTCGGCGAGATCGACAAGACCATGTCGGGCGAGCCGACCGAGCGGATCGAACAGGCGATTGCGAACGCCTGA
- a CDS encoding serine hydrolase, translated as MGKRLFGRLLAIAAMACATPALAQGTGFESQFDTVLGTEVRTPPSYDALYATPLEQQIAQLADGSNGRIGVYAIDLSTGREIGVLADQRFPMASTSKVAIAATYLAGVDAGKWSLTSEFRLSRPGGAYMPAYRHLSLMISKSCNDCTDALLAAVGGPRAVNKWMEDAGIEGFQLTRDIATLIREDGRIDPAWSVDTKDSATPRAMGQLLAGIYQGKWLSDYSRRVLLDAMEETTTGKKRMRSVLPLSANLAHKTGTLARTASDIGIFHTPDGRAIAAAIYVTGQSPSMAVENGSRTRKLEARYNRDSRISTITQALYDGFGREARDGRNWATADYGGD; from the coding sequence ATGGGTAAAAGACTTTTCGGACGATTGCTGGCGATTGCGGCGATGGCGTGCGCCACGCCCGCGCTGGCGCAGGGCACTGGCTTCGAATCGCAGTTCGACACCGTTCTGGGTACCGAAGTCCGCACCCCGCCCAGTTATGATGCGCTGTATGCGACCCCGCTCGAACAGCAAATTGCACAACTGGCCGATGGATCGAACGGGCGCATCGGCGTCTATGCGATCGATCTGTCGACCGGGCGTGAGATCGGCGTATTGGCCGACCAGCGCTTCCCCATGGCCAGCACCAGCAAGGTTGCGATCGCCGCGACCTATCTGGCCGGTGTCGATGCGGGCAAGTGGAGCCTGACGAGCGAATTTCGCCTGTCGCGTCCGGGCGGCGCCTACATGCCCGCTTACCGTCATCTCAGCCTGATGATCAGCAAGAGCTGCAACGATTGCACTGACGCATTGCTTGCCGCAGTCGGCGGCCCGCGCGCAGTCAACAAATGGATGGAAGATGCCGGGATCGAAGGGTTCCAGCTGACCCGCGATATCGCCACGCTTATCCGCGAGGATGGCCGCATCGACCCAGCATGGAGCGTCGATACCAAGGATAGCGCGACGCCGCGCGCGATGGGCCAGCTGCTCGCCGGGATCTACCAGGGCAAATGGCTGAGCGATTATTCGCGCCGCGTCCTGCTCGACGCGATGGAAGAAACCACGACGGGCAAGAAGCGCATGCGTTCGGTGCTGCCGCTCAGCGCCAATTTGGCGCACAAAACCGGCACGCTCGCCCGCACCGCCAGCGATATCGGCATTTTCCACACGCCTGATGGCCGCGCGATCGCCGCTGCGATCTATGTCACCGGACAAAGCCCGTCGATGGCGGTGGAGAATGGCAGCCGCACGCGCAAGCTCGAGGCGCGCTACAATCGCGATTCGCGGATCTCGACCATTACCCAGGCGCTGTATGACGGCTTTGGCCGCGAAGCGCGGGACGGTCGCAACTGGGCCACGGCGGACTACGGCGGGGACTGA
- the polA gene encoding DNA polymerase I → MAETPHLYLVDGSAYIFRAYHRLPPLTDPEGTPVGAVYGYTTMLWKLADDLHKADGPTHLAVILDKSSRSFRNEIYDKYKANRPPPPEDLVPQFPLIRDATRAFSLPCIEEPDVEADDMIASYAREAQRQGWNVTIVSSDKDLMQLVGEQDGARIDMLDTMKNARIYIEEVEEKFGVPPEKVGDVLALMGDSVDNIPGIFGVGPKTASRLIAEHGDLVAALDAATGMKTSKLKERLLEYRADAELSRVLVTLREDCGLPVSLDDMKLDQVPSEPLAAFLGKHGFTSLLKRLDAGTGSPSRTTDLDPAKRDKAGAPADAAGNRQPLPDFPAVDRSAYECVQALDRLEAWVERAQAARLVAVDTETSSLDCMQCDLVGISLALGANDACYIPLGHGGSDMFAEKPTQIDKSSALQALAPLLANDAVLKVFHNGKYDLNVLARNGVAVSPVDDTMIISFDLDAGRQLDGIGGGHGMDELAERHLGHTCLTFKELCGTGRKAIPFGEVRLDKATEYAAEDADVTWRLYQQLKPRLATEGGTRIYERVDRPLVPVVAQMERHGIKVDRARLAKLSEEFAGETARLEKEIHAIAGTEFTVGSPKQLGEVLFVTLGYKGGKKGKSGQYSTDQSVLERLSGEGAPIAAKVLEWRQLAKLKSTYTDALQEAINPQTGRVHTSYSLVGAQTGRLSSTDPNLQNIPIRTEIGRQIREAFVAEEGNVLLAADYSQIELRLAAHMADVPSLKEAFAQGEDIHARTAIEMFGEVNRDTRGRAKTINFAILYGISRWGLGGRLGVEADEAQAMIDTYFQRFPGIQKYIVRTLEEVRERGYSETLFGRKTWFPRIGSKNQAERQGSERAAINAPIQGTSADIIKRAMVRMMPALQEAGLGHVRMLLQVHDELVFELPEDDVAAASAVIERVMAGAAEPAVTLDVPLGVDIGTGTSWGAAH, encoded by the coding sequence ATGGCTGAAACACCGCACCTCTACCTCGTCGATGGCTCGGCCTATATCTTCCGTGCCTATCATCGCCTCCCCCCGCTGACCGACCCCGAAGGGACCCCGGTGGGCGCGGTTTATGGCTATACCACCATGCTGTGGAAGCTCGCCGATGATCTGCACAAGGCCGATGGCCCGACGCATCTGGCCGTAATTCTCGACAAGTCGAGCCGCAGCTTCCGCAACGAGATCTACGACAAGTACAAGGCCAACCGGCCCCCGCCCCCAGAGGATCTGGTGCCCCAGTTCCCGCTGATCCGCGATGCCACCCGCGCCTTCAGCCTGCCCTGCATTGAGGAACCCGATGTCGAGGCGGACGACATGATCGCGTCCTATGCGCGCGAAGCACAGCGGCAGGGGTGGAACGTGACGATCGTCTCGTCCGACAAGGATCTGATGCAACTCGTCGGCGAGCAGGACGGCGCGCGGATCGACATGCTCGACACGATGAAGAATGCGCGCATCTATATCGAGGAGGTCGAGGAGAAATTCGGCGTCCCGCCGGAAAAGGTCGGCGATGTCCTCGCGCTGATGGGCGATTCGGTCGACAACATCCCGGGTATCTTCGGTGTCGGCCCCAAGACTGCCAGCCGGTTGATCGCCGAACATGGCGATCTGGTTGCCGCACTCGATGCCGCCACGGGCATGAAAACCAGCAAACTCAAGGAACGCCTGCTCGAGTACCGGGCCGATGCCGAACTCAGCCGTGTGCTGGTGACACTGCGCGAGGATTGCGGCCTGCCGGTGTCGCTCGACGACATGAAGCTCGACCAGGTGCCCAGCGAACCGCTCGCCGCCTTTCTTGGCAAGCATGGCTTCACCAGCCTGCTCAAACGCCTCGATGCCGGCACCGGCAGCCCTTCGCGCACCACCGATCTCGACCCGGCGAAGCGCGACAAGGCCGGGGCGCCCGCCGATGCGGCGGGCAATCGCCAGCCGCTGCCCGATTTTCCCGCGGTCGATCGCAGTGCCTATGAATGCGTGCAGGCGCTCGACCGGCTCGAGGCGTGGGTCGAACGTGCGCAGGCCGCGCGGCTGGTCGCGGTCGACACCGAAACCAGTTCGCTCGACTGCATGCAGTGCGATCTGGTCGGCATCAGCCTGGCGCTGGGCGCCAATGATGCCTGCTATATCCCGCTCGGTCATGGCGGCAGCGACATGTTTGCCGAGAAGCCGACGCAGATCGACAAATCTTCCGCGCTGCAGGCGCTCGCGCCGCTGCTGGCGAACGACGCCGTGCTCAAGGTGTTCCACAACGGCAAATACGATCTCAACGTGCTCGCCCGCAATGGCGTGGCGGTGTCGCCGGTCGACGATACGATGATCATCAGCTTCGATCTCGATGCCGGGCGCCAGCTCGACGGGATCGGCGGCGGTCACGGCATGGACGAACTGGCCGAACGCCACCTGGGCCACACCTGCCTGACCTTCAAGGAATTGTGCGGCACCGGACGCAAGGCGATCCCCTTCGGCGAGGTGCGACTCGACAAGGCGACCGAGTATGCCGCCGAGGATGCCGATGTCACCTGGCGGCTCTACCAGCAGCTGAAGCCGCGGCTCGCGACTGAAGGCGGGACCAGGATCTACGAGCGGGTCGACCGCCCGCTGGTCCCGGTGGTGGCGCAGATGGAACGGCACGGAATCAAGGTCGACCGCGCACGGCTGGCTAAACTGTCGGAGGAATTCGCTGGCGAAACCGCCCGGCTGGAGAAGGAAATCCACGCCATTGCGGGGACCGAATTCACCGTCGGAAGCCCCAAGCAATTGGGCGAAGTGCTGTTCGTCACGCTCGGCTACAAGGGCGGCAAGAAGGGCAAGAGCGGACAGTATTCGACCGATCAGAGCGTACTCGAACGCCTTTCCGGCGAAGGCGCGCCGATTGCCGCCAAGGTCCTCGAATGGCGCCAGCTGGCCAAGCTCAAGAGTACTTATACCGATGCGCTGCAGGAAGCGATCAACCCGCAGACGGGCCGCGTGCACACCAGCTACAGCCTGGTCGGCGCGCAGACCGGGCGGCTGAGCTCGACCGATCCCAACCTGCAGAACATCCCCATCCGCACCGAGATCGGTCGCCAGATCCGCGAGGCTTTCGTCGCCGAGGAAGGCAATGTCCTGCTCGCCGCCGACTATTCGCAGATCGAATTGCGGCTGGCCGCGCATATGGCCGATGTGCCGAGCTTGAAGGAAGCCTTTGCGCAGGGCGAGGACATCCACGCGCGCACGGCGATCGAGATGTTCGGCGAGGTCAATCGCGACACGCGCGGGCGCGCCAAGACAATCAATTTCGCCATCCTCTACGGCATCTCGCGCTGGGGCCTGGGCGGACGGCTGGGCGTCGAGGCGGATGAGGCGCAGGCGATGATCGACACCTATTTCCAGCGCTTCCCCGGTATCCAGAAATACATCGTCCGTACGCTCGAGGAAGTCCGCGAGCGGGGCTATTCGGAAACGCTGTTCGGGCGCAAGACCTGGTTCCCGCGGATCGGTTCGAAGAACCAGGCCGAACGGCAGGGCAGTGAGCGCGCAGCAATCAACGCGCCGATCCAGGGGACCAGCGCGGATATCATCAAGCGCGCGATGGTGCGCATGATGCCCGCCTTGCAGGAGGCCGGGCTGGGTCATGTCCGCATGCTGTTGCAAGTGCATGACGAACTGGTGTTCGAATTGCCCGAAGACGATGTGGCTGCGGCTTCCGCGGTTATCGAGCGGGTCATGGCGGGCGCCGCCGAACCCGCGGTGACGCTCGATGTCCCGCTGGGTGTCGATATCGGCACCGGCACCAGCTGGGGAGCAGCACACTGA